The Fimbriimonadaceae bacterium nucleotide sequence GAAGGAGAGGGCCGTTCGCGCACAGGAAGGGCGGCTTGGACGGCCGCGCCTTCCATCGAGGAGCCTGCGGGGCTGGCGCTACTCGGCGTAGGGCTCGTGCTGGCCCAAGACGGATCGGGGGGGCTGGTCGTCATGCCGAGCCCCACCGCCGGAATGGTGACAGTGGCCACCGCTTCTCTCATGAAGCCCGTCGCCGAGGCAGACCGGCCTTTGGTGCGGCAGCGCGCCCGCAACCTCGCCGCCCGTTATTGGCAGCGGCTCGCCACCGATCAAGTCGAACTCGCGAAGGCGCGTGCCCTTTGGGGTTTGGCGGGACGCAGCTTCAACCCGATGGAAAGGGCGGCGTGGGCGGAGCGGCTAGACGATTCGTTGCTTGACGAGGCGATCGGCCGGTGGAACCTGGCAATCGAAGGGGGCTCGCGGTGACGGCGGCGCTCGCGCTGCTGGCGCTGGTCGGCCCCAGCCTTGGGCTTAAGGTGCTCGAAGCGCCGGAAGAATCGCCGAACGTCGTCGTGCAGGCCGTCGTGCGCGCGGCACCGCTGGAAACGGGATACAAGCGCGCGGTCTGGCGCGTGCTGGCCGAAGCGCTCTGGGAAGGCACAAGCCAATTCACGACGGAGAAGATGCGCAGCTATGGCCAGCAAGCGGGCGTCCCCATGCTCATCAACCCGGGCGACGGCTTCATCAGGATCCAGATCGTCGAGCCGGAGAACGGTTACGACGTGGCCGCGCAGATCCTGGAATCGCTCGTCGAAGAGGCTCGCCTGAGCGACGAAGGGATCGCCAAGGCCAAGGAGCGGCTGCAAAGCCGCATCACCGATCCGTGGGTTAAGGCGGTCAACGGGCCGCAGCCGGACGTCTCGGCGGTGAAACCTGAGGCCGTCCGCGAGTTGTACCGCCTCTCCTTCCAGCCCGCCAACCTTCTCGTCGTGGTCGCCGGAGCGTTCGAGCCCGGCGCGCCGGCCAAGGACTTGGGTCGCAGGTTCCCGGCGAGGCCCGCGCCTCGGCCGGAGCGCTGGCGCGAGGCCGAGTCCAGGCTCGTCGCCCCCGATCTGGAATCGCACGAGATCCGCCTCGGGGAGCCCGGCGACATCGGGCCGAACGGGTTCGTGGCGGCCTATGCGCTGGGCACCGGGCAGGGATCGCTCTTGCACGAAGTGCTGCGCGAGGACATGGGACGGAGCTACCGGCAAGAGGCCGTGCTCTGGCCGACCGCGCAGGGATTCTCGCTCCGCCTTGTCTGGGCAGGCCCGGCGAAGGGCGGGGAGGTCTTGGAGGCGCTCCGCGCCAAGAGGTTCCCGGTCGAGGCGACAATCGCCAGGGCGCTCAACCTTGCGGAGGCGTCGC carries:
- a CDS encoding insulinase family protein, which encodes MTAALALLALVGPSLGLKVLEAPEESPNVVVQAVVRAAPLETGYKRAVWRVLAEALWEGTSQFTTEKMRSYGQQAGVPMLINPGDGFIRIQIVEPENGYDVAAQILESLVEEARLSDEGIAKAKERLQSRITDPWVKAVNGPQPDVSAVKPEAVRELYRLSFQPANLLVVVAGAFEPGAPAKDLGRRFPARPAPRPERWREAESRLVAPDLESHEIRLGEPGDIGPNGFVAAYALGTGQGSLLHEVLREDMGRSYRQEAVLWPTAQGFSLRLVWAGPAKGGEVLEALRAKRFPVEATIARALNLAEASLRFEGRLSPVWLDARSPWSGGLADRAALLALSSLGSQPKPIQIEVLRSAGPGGEDIEGALQRAKVVR